The following DNA comes from Fusarium fujikuroi IMI 58289 draft genome, chromosome FFUJ_chr03.
cggtCTCAGctcgcttcctcttcttttcggccttcttggctttcttgtCAGATGCCTTGGGCTCCTCgacctcagcctcagattcgacagcctcttcctcttccttcttagGCTCAACGAGTCTTactttctttcccttcttgctcttcttgtccttcttaGATTCCTTGGGCTCTTCCTCTGCCTCGGGGGAGATATCGGCGGCGGAAACATGGCTTCGTTCGGAAGTGGCATTGCTCAGTCGGCGGTGCTTCATCACGATCTCGTCGGCTGGGATGTTCGTAGGAACTTCGGTTGGCTGCTTGGTCACGGGAGCAcctccctcatcctcagatgAGCTATCGGAACCAGAATCTGAACTCTCGGAATCAGAAGAAGTATCGTCGTCCTGCTCAGACTTGGACTCGTTGGCGGTTTTCTGGCGAGGGGAATCAGTGTGTAAATAAACAATCATAGGATGGGTGGACTTACCTCGGCATCAAGAAGTGCTTGGTACTGGGCAGCAGctttcttggcctcggccaACAACAAGtttgccttttcttggaGCTTTTCGGCACGAGCCTTTAGCTTTTCCTTGCGCTTGGAAGCATTGACGGTTTTCTTCGCCACGGTCTTTGACTTTCGAGGCTTGCCGCCAACGACCTCCTTCGGCTCAGCACTGACGGCACCGGCGGCCTTGACGGCTCGCTTCTCTGCTTTGGCGGaacgcttcttcttgcgctgctcaagcttggtCGACTTGTCTTGCTTGCGCTTCAGGTTCTTGTCTGCATGTCGCAAACGTTAGATGAGCTTCATAGACTAGGATAAGGGACCGAAGAAAGTGGTAGCTATCTATGACTTACCCTTCTTGGACTTCACCTCAGGGTTGAGAGCAACACCGCCAGTTGTGGACAACGACATGATGACGGTCCTGGATtgacaaaaaaaaaaaactggGTACAGAGTTGGAAGTAGAAGGACAACTAGGAACTTCGATAAGCTCGTTGCCGTTTGCCAAAAATCAGTAAGAAAATCAATCTCTTAGTGTTCAAGGTTGAGTGGTGAATGGCGCAAAGAAGAATCAACGATAGCTTCATGAAATGCGCACCAGCACTGGGCAGAATCACCACTTTTTCTGCCGGGCGGTGAGAAAAAGTTGACAGGGGACCAAGCGTTGAACTTGGGTGGGGCAGGAACTGTTTGTGCACGCACATGGAAGCAGGGGCATTGCGTTCCGTGCCTTCCATTCCACTACTTACCCAGGGTGGATGAAGAATTGCCTAAACGGGCAATCGCCGGTTCACACGCCAGCTTATGCCACTAAGTATCTTCTTATTCATTGCAAGCTGTTCAGCATTGGATAAACAAGGGCTTCGTTATGTTCAGAAGTGGTTTGATCCATGAGATGAAGAGTCAATCGAAATATTGTGTTGGTAGGGTTAAGTTCTAGCCTTGAGAAAATATTTAGCAAGCCTTGTCCTGTATTACACTTGTCGCATGCATATTGCATTACATTATCCTCCAACATCTCTGGAACGACAAGACCTTAATGTGAGAAATTGATACCCAAAGCATGACTTATACGTTAAAGCCAAGATAAAAATGATATCATGGCCTCTCCAGAGATCATTATTGACCCTCCGTCTTGACATTAAGCGGGCACGTACCTACAACTCTCTTATCGAATACAACTACTGAGCGAGCACAGCTATGCTACATGTTCCTCCTTCCCACACCTAATGCTAAAACTATTCGAGACGAGAAAATGCAAATTGCATATTGTAGGTCTAGAGAACATTCTATAGAACGGGAGATATCTGATGAATTGGTTGACGGTTACCATACGATACACGCCGGAAACATTCGACACTGCTTATTTTGCAGCAAAGGCGAGGCTATATGGTTCAAGTCCCAACTTAAACGCTTTGGAGTATACAAGAAAATGCCAGTCGACACTATGCTTTAAGGTTATCGTGTTGGCTGGCAATAAACATGGGAGAGCATGTCCGTATCAGGCCACATCTTGCAAGATGGGGCATGGCTGGAACAAGGCATACTTCAGTTCTCAGGGGTTGTTGTATGCCTGAATTCGTATAGCGCTATACATGTTGGAGGCCGCATTCTCATACATAGGACTACAGCACATAGACATACGATTAGACCTCAAAATGTGATATGAAGTAGCCCTTCATTGGTCAGCACAACTCATATTCCCCCATATACCTACCACTGTCAGCTTATCCAACTCTCAAAACTAATCATCGAGTAATTTATCGTGCAAACAAATTGGATCAAATGTTGTCTTATTATGCAAAGTCATCCCCTTGCCGCCATCTTTAACGCCAACCAGTAGCAGAGTAGAGGAGTGCCCTAGGTATGGTAAAACATGATCTATGAATAGAAAGAGAGATCTTCTTTTGTCTCGTAATTAGTCCTTCATCCCTTGCCTTGCCTCGCCTGACCGCTTTGAATCATCCCGTCCCAAATCTCAGCCGCATCCAAGAATAGCAATCCAGCCCAAGAAGACCAACTCCATGTGAGCGAGCGGGGTAATACCAAAACAAAAACTCCAGAAGAGGGTGTGTGATAAGTTGTACAATGGCATTAATCGTGATAAGTCCGTTAAATTCCTTCTATTCCCAAGTTCGAAAACCACTGTATCGATATGAGTCGAGGAAACCAAGAGAACAGGGGTTGATCTTACAATAGCTTCTTCGCAGCTCATTGACCAGCATTTGGGTCGTATAGATAAGAATCATCGTAATACATCTCGTCTGCTCCACTGCTTTCACCATAACTTGCTTGTGCCCATTGCGCGCCGTATGAGGGTGAAGCACTGTATGTTGCTGTAGCAAAGCTATCGTCTGCGCTGTGTGTTCCCCTTCTACTGCTGCTGTGTCGACTCTCGGCCTCCTGACTACGGCCAACAAAGTGGCCGATGTTCATGCTGCCCCAAGGAAGCCCTGAAGGGTCTGAATAGGAGTTGAAGTCGTTTGCAGAGGGAATGCGGTAGCTGTTGCCAGCATACTCCTGGTTTCGAGAATCTCTCTCGGCTCTCTCCTTGTTTTCTCGAGCCTTTTCTCCTGGGTTATCATGTTAGTTACATGTCTGCTTTTCAAAATTCTTGCTACTTACTGAACTTGCGTTGAGCAATACGATTCTGGATTCTACGTCTCTCTTCAGGATCTGTGATGTCTGACCAatcgacatcatcgaccgaacttgactttgacttttttGAGGAATGTGAAGATGAGCTGCCTTTATGGGAGCTGTGGGAGCTGTGGGAGCTGTGGGAGCTATGTTTTGAGCTTCCGCCCATTTTGCTTTTTTCAGAAGAGTGAGAATCTGatttggaagaagatgccttcttcttgtctttatGACCTGAGGATTGCGACCTTGTTTGACGTGTTGGTGCAAGTTTTGAAGGAGATTTGGAGCGTTTGCCGCTTGATCTCTCCCTTTCGTCAGTTTCTTGGTCAGGGGAAGCACTTTGAATGCGAATTTCTGGAGTTTGTAATTCCGATGGCGACTGATTCGGCAAGGACATCTACTCTCAGAGAGTCATCAAATTGGAGGCCTTGAAAAGATGGTATTGAGTTTGTTGACACAATAGGGGGGAACCATCTAAGTTGTAGGACTTTTATGCTGAGGCTCGGATGACAGAGTGGTCGTGTAGCAATGACAACTGAAACAAACTACACCCTTGTACTAGAAGTCTGAGATTGATAACTAGGCAGACAGAATAGGGATGTCTTGAAGTCGGTTAGAGTTTAATTGTATTAGGATATGGTATGAACGAAACTCGAAAACGAGGGACGAAGCCACAAACATGTAAGGCAACGACTTTTAAACCCTGGGCCATGATAGGTAAGTACACTAGTACCTGAAGGACCCATGCGACAGCGGGATGATTGAATCGGCCAGGACCGGGGTATCTTGGccagtgagtgagtgagtgagttgAGTGAGTGACTGTATCAAAGATGGAGGGAGGGTAGAGGTTCAACGGCGGAGCCGGGTAGGGCAGAATTGACGTATGGAGATTACGAGGAGGGCACGAGGCGGATGCGTCAGGAAGAGGGTTTTCGGGAAATTAAGCAATTGGAGGTGACTCTTTACTGTAGAGGCATTCGAGTCAAAAACCGAATCCTGATAGGCGTTGCTCGCCATTCGCTTCGACTAAGAAGGATTCGCATCAGCCATGATATCCATAAGTGACCCATGCCTTAGTTACAGGGGGCGGAGAGAACAGGCAAAGAACTAAAACGGTACGGACTggatttaaaaaaaaatgCACTAAACAACCTTGTTAAGGTACACCACCAGATGCGTGGAATGGCGTGTAAGACGAAGCCCAAGTTCAAGGGTGTGCGTCAACACGGCAGCCTCTTTTCAAGCGATATCAGATCCGAAATCATTTCTTGTTCATGACTGAGGCCTCTCCAGGTCGCGTGGTGCACCAACATACGTATTCTCACAGATATTCAAGGGAGAGACTGTACGTAAGGTACATGCAGGCTATCTTGGACCCATGACGGCGAAGGAGTCATACTCTGGAAACCTTGTAATCACCGACTTACAAACGTCCCCCCCATGGGGCTAATCTCAAAGTAATACATACATAGCTACATACATACCTTAGGCTACTACACTTCAGGTTGAGTACTGTACAGTAACACGTATGTGCCCACGTACAGTGACGACGTCACAGCTGAGAGATCGAAATACCTACTCTTTAAAGATAGGGTTGAGTTTCGTGGAATTAAAGGAATGTACCTGTTGCACGCGTCTCCTCTGTAAGCCCCCTGCAAACGTGCATTCGCAACAAGCCACGCTAATCATTATTTGCTTGCCATGGATGGTTCGAAACAGTGTAAGTTGGAAAAAGCCAATGGAACACTACCTAACTTGTGTGAAAAGCCGCGTTGCTAAGCCACCCGTCGCCCTGAACCTGAGGAGGGAAGGGGAGCAAAAACGGGAATGCGAGATATACGATGGACGGGGAGTAGGGCCTTGGGGCCACGAGGTAATGAAAAATAGTGGGACGTGCTAGAACGGGCCTTGTAAGGCAGATGTATTATGTACTTGTTCTTTGACGATAATACGTATTCCGTATTCCCCGTGGTTATTGTATATCCATCATGCCTGTGATGTAATATCCAACGTCTTCAACCAAATAGGAAGATATAGGCATTTAATCGGATTTTCTAGGGAACAGAAAAGGCTCATCACGGATAATCTAGTCACGAGATACACTCTGCTATTCCGACCCGACATCCCCGGGTCTTGCGTGCCGGATAATCATGGACAGGGATCTAGAGGAGTCATCGCCATTGCAACAACGGATATCTTAGCTGGAGCCAAATTTCAGTTGGAACGGGCCCGAGAACTTGGACACGTTTTAGCTGAGGTCATTTTGCTGCACTGACCCAGCATGTATCTCAGTGACACATACCACACCATATGTTATGCTTGAGCGTTATGTATGTTTTAAGTTCCCTCCCGTCTTAACTACCAGGATCCTTTTGCCAAAGAGGGCTGCCTTGCGTAGTAAAGTTGTTGCCTCAAGGCTTCCACATCATGGCCTGTCTTGGACGTACGTACGTCTATACATGGATGCGATATGAGGACACGTTGTGATATCAACACGATCAAGTTGGCCCATCAGCCCTACAAACACGCACTCGCACAACATCCCTCAATGGGATCGTGGAGGGTCAATCCGTGCATTGCCGAACCAAGCAGTCGGTGAGAATAGGGATGAGATGAGTAAAGTAAAGGTATGCTACCTATTCTTGTCTCGAGACCACAAAACAATCGTAACTAGGTAGGTCAAGGTGGCTACGAGAAAACCCTCACGCTAGGTACATATATGTCTCTCAAAGGGCGCGCGTGATCTCTGAAGCCCAAGTTGATCTGCTGTCGCTAGGAAATTCCAGGAACCTCAAACTTCATGATTATCAATCACAAGCCTCAGCTCGTCGGGGCTGCACTGTATCCGCGATACCAGATGATCGACGCTACACATACAGTATCCCATGCTTGGAGGCTAGAGCCCAGAACAACCTTAGCAGAAGCCAATTTTAGGCAGCCTCTGCAATGTTACATCTCCCTGTGAAATTTAATGCCCCGGAGGTGGTTACGAACCCGTTCCCATTCGTCATAATTAGCTCTTGGCTGTCCATAAAGAATATGCCAAACAAAAGGTCCCTTGATCAAGCGGCGGTAGCTGAAACTCTAACACCGACAGTTGGGGGCCACCCTCTGGCGATTCATTTGCTGATCAATTAGGCGAATGCGAGATATTCGCCAATCTGCACGGACGTTGGTGAATTATCGTGAATTTCTTCATAGCAAGGACCAAATAACGAACAATGAATGAA
Coding sequences within:
- a CDS encoding related to wound-responsive protein KED, with product MSLSTTGGVALNPEVKSKKDKNLKRKQDKSTKLEQRKKKRSAKAEKRAVKAAGAVSAEPKEVVGGKPRKSKTVAKKTVNASKRKEKLKARAEKLQEKANLLLAEAKKAAAQYQALLDAEKTANESKSEQDDDTSSDSESSDSGSDSSSEDEGGAPVTKQPTEVPTNIPADEIVMKHRRLSNATSERSHVSAADISPEAEEEPKESKKDKKSKKGKKVRLVEPKKEEEEAVESEAEVEEPKASDKKAKKAEKKRKRAETEDKKEKEPESAAQAEQWQVDDLEGGSARQAKFLRLLGGKKAGASVAASHNTKGASDSTKAEADIQKQFEAGMKMKNDGGSKRRGLGA
- a CDS encoding related to SRP40-suppressor of mutant AC40 of RNA polymerase I and III; translation: MSLPNQSPSELQTPEIRIQSASPDQETDERERSSGKRSKSPSKLAPTRQTRSQSSGHKDKKKASSSKSDSHSSEKSKMGGSSKHSSHSSHSSHSSHKGSSSSHSSKKSKSSSVDDVDWSDITDPEERRRIQNRIAQRKFREKARENKERAERDSRNQEYAGNSYRIPSANDFNSYSDPSGLPWGSMNIGHFVGRSQEAESRHSSSRRGTHSADDSFATATYSASPSYGAQWAQASYGESSGADEMYYDDSYLYDPNAGQ